One genomic region from Sinorhizobium numidicum encodes:
- the tnpB gene encoding IS66 family insertion sequence element accessory protein TnpB, whose protein sequence is MIVAGQGLPIVIATRPVDFRCGHQALALMVQTELKLDPHSGVTVIFRSKHGCRLKILPRMERCDFLGLNTKPFDGLDWRRFMAQRVTAPTAAG, encoded by the coding sequence GTGATCGTCGCGGGCCAAGGATTGCCGATCGTGATCGCGACGCGGCCGGTGGACTTCCGCTGTGGTCATCAGGCGCTGGCATTGATGGTGCAGACCGAGTTGAAGCTTGATCCGCATTCCGGGGTGACGGTGATCTTCCGGTCGAAGCACGGGTGTCGCCTAAAAATCCTGCCCAGGATGGAACGATGCGATTTTCTCGGGCTCAATACGAAGCCGTTCGATGGGCTTGATTGGCGACGGTTTATGGCGCAACGGGTAACAGCGCCGACTGCGGCAGGATGA
- a CDS encoding IS630 family transposase (programmed frameshift) has protein sequence MTRPLSNDLRDRVLAAVLSGETSRVVAARFGVAVSSVVKWSQRYRATGSGAPGKMGGHRRRILEPHRAFIAERLNQNPHLTLHGLKDELARRGVTVSHNTIWEFIRREGLRFKKKTLFALEQARADIARRRERWKTFQRNLDPERLVFIDETWIKTNMTPLRGWGPKGKRLRAFAPHGHWRTLTFLGALRSDRLTAPCVFDGPINGQCFRAYVEQQLVPALKPGDIVIIDNLGSHKSAAIRQIIKAAGARLWFLPPYSPDLNPIEQAFSKIKHWMRQAQKRTVEDAWRHIGALVQTIEPHECSNYLANADRPRI, from the exons ATGACGCGACCCTTATCGAACGACCTTCGCGACCGCGTTTTGGCAGCGGTTTTGAGCGGCGAGACCAGCCGTGTGGTGGCGGCGCGCTTCGGAGTTGCCGTCTCGTCCGTGGTGAAATGGTCGCAGCGCTATCGTGCGACCGGTTCTGGCGCACCGGGCAAGATGGGCGGGCATCGCAGGCGTATTCTGGAACCGCATCGCGCTTTCATTGCCGAGCGGCTCAATCAGAACCCGCATCTGACGCTGCATGGCTTGAAGGATGAACTGGCAAGACGCGGCGTCACGGTCTCCCACAATACGATCTGGGAATTCATCCGGCGCGAGGGACTGCGCTTCAA AAAAAAAACCCTGTTCGCCCTTGAGCAAGCCCGCGCCGACATCGCTCGCAGGCGGGAGCGATGGAAGACCTTTCAGCGCAATCTCGATCCTGAGCGGCTGGTGTTTATCGACGAGACCTGGATCAAGACCAACATGACGCCGCTTCGAGGCTGGGGACCAAAGGGCAAGCGCCTGCGTGCCTTTGCTCCGCACGGCCACTGGCGGACGCTGACCTTCCTCGGTGCCTTGCGCAGCGATCGGCTGACTGCTCCCTGTGTCTTCGACGGACCGATCAACGGCCAGTGTTTCCGCGCCTATGTCGAGCAACAGCTCGTGCCCGCGCTCAAACCCGGCGATATCGTCATCATCGACAATCTCGGCAGCCACAAATCGGCAGCTATCCGGCAGATCATAAAGGCGGCCGGTGCACGGCTCTGGTTCCTGCCGCCCTATTCGCCGGATCTCAATCCGATCGAGCAGGCTTTCTCCAAGATCAAGCACTGGATGCGGCAGGCCCAGAAGCGAACCGTCGAAGACGCCTGGCGACACATCGGAGCGCTCGTCCAGACAATCGAACCACACGAATGCTCAAACTATCTGGCCAACGCAGATAGACCAAGGATCTGA
- a CDS encoding IS110 family transposase codes for MKITIMGLDLAKSVFQAHGIDETGNTVLVKRLHRKQMLPFFSKLPSCLIGMEACGTAHHWARTLAAMGHEVRLIPPSYVKAYVKRGKSDALDAEAICEAVQRPTMRFVPVKTVEQQGILMTHRARALLVRQRTMVANALRAHLAEFGLVANPGIANLAKLAQQALSDEDGLPSYARTSLDILIRQIMVFTDEIAVLDQQLHAWHVDSEASRRLAAIPGLGVVTATAVAATVTDPDQFRSGRQFAAWLGLTPQQHSTGGKTQLGGISKQGDRYLRRLLVVGATAVIRHTKDKATPMANWIRKLLEKKPFRLVSVALANKLARIAWVVLTRKEAYRAHELTA; via the coding sequence ATGAAGATCACGATCATGGGATTGGACCTGGCCAAGAGCGTGTTTCAGGCGCATGGCATCGACGAGACAGGCAACACCGTGCTCGTGAAGCGGTTGCATCGGAAGCAGATGCTGCCCTTCTTCTCAAAGCTACCATCATGCCTGATCGGGATGGAGGCGTGCGGAACAGCGCATCATTGGGCTCGCACGCTCGCGGCGATGGGGCACGAGGTCCGGCTCATCCCGCCGTCCTATGTGAAGGCCTATGTCAAGCGTGGCAAGAGCGACGCGCTGGATGCCGAAGCAATCTGCGAAGCCGTGCAGCGCCCGACGATGCGGTTCGTGCCTGTGAAGACGGTGGAGCAGCAAGGCATTCTCATGACCCACCGCGCGCGAGCGCTGCTCGTTCGCCAGCGCACCATGGTCGCAAATGCGCTGCGGGCGCATTTGGCAGAATTCGGCCTTGTCGCCAATCCCGGCATTGCCAATCTGGCCAAGCTGGCGCAGCAAGCGCTGTCCGATGAGGACGGCCTACCTTCTTATGCACGCACTTCGCTGGATATTCTGATCCGGCAGATCATGGTGTTTACCGATGAGATTGCGGTGCTGGATCAGCAACTTCACGCTTGGCATGTCGACAGCGAAGCCAGTCGTAGGCTCGCAGCGATCCCCGGCCTCGGCGTAGTCACGGCCACGGCTGTTGCTGCCACCGTCACCGATCCCGATCAATTCCGTTCAGGTCGGCAATTTGCCGCTTGGCTCGGCCTGACGCCGCAACAGCATTCGACAGGGGGCAAAACCCAGCTCGGTGGCATCTCCAAGCAAGGAGACCGATATTTGCGCCGATTGCTGGTTGTCGGTGCTACCGCCGTCATCCGTCACACGAAGGACAAGGCAACACCCATGGCGAATTGGATCAGAAAGCTCTTGGAGAAAAAGCCGTTCAGGCTCGTCTCCGTCGCGCTCGCCAACAAGCTCGCGCGGATCGCATGGGTCGTACTGACCCGAAAGGAAGCTTATAGGGCTCATGAGCTGACGGCCTGA
- a CDS encoding amidohydrolase family protein has product MAVKQQIDHLIVNGEIFTGERASPYIKDGAIAVDGGRILAIGDTRALSERYLSPDFIDAGGAIVHPGMIDTHIHATSIALHSLPVSIDEISQSKVSYADVKVQTDDESTDALVAAAAVALLRRGYTCFMEAGTVFETDAFASALQRIGMRGMVSAPFGWDDVSDFESHAPGMITKRLLERAPADRATVIRRLERELTRNADKDPLVTGYVCLYGEGSATDALTRDAIDLALEAGVIFNQHQGFIHMWRELETRKYGKSGVARLHQLGALHERTTLSHMNSMSDLDAELVVEHRPGITWCPNNALHRAVHPADPCRMPKLIEQSVCVSLGIDTTMYHALGTAGMASLLLSATSGQRLDDAEPFYMQTANAARNIGFSDELGTLSVGKRADIVVRASEDITHTAMEKVGGLLALSSSQIPVDVVIIDGKLVMKGGRLTRVDQAEVLHHALAQRRRVLERAAT; this is encoded by the coding sequence ATGGCCGTCAAGCAACAGATCGATCACCTGATAGTCAATGGCGAAATCTTCACCGGTGAACGCGCATCGCCTTACATCAAGGATGGCGCGATCGCCGTCGACGGCGGTCGCATCTTGGCGATAGGCGATACACGTGCACTATCGGAACGCTACCTGTCGCCGGACTTCATTGATGCCGGGGGCGCCATCGTTCACCCGGGCATGATTGATACCCATATTCACGCAACCTCAATCGCGCTGCATAGCCTGCCCGTCTCGATTGATGAGATTTCCCAATCGAAGGTGTCATACGCCGACGTGAAGGTTCAGACGGACGACGAGTCGACCGACGCGCTGGTTGCGGCGGCGGCCGTTGCGCTGCTGCGCAGAGGCTACACGTGCTTTATGGAGGCCGGGACAGTGTTTGAGACGGATGCATTTGCCTCGGCGCTGCAGCGGATTGGGATGCGTGGCATGGTCTCGGCGCCGTTCGGTTGGGACGACGTGAGCGATTTCGAGAGTCACGCTCCAGGCATGATCACGAAACGGCTACTGGAGAGGGCGCCTGCAGACCGAGCTACCGTCATCAGACGTCTTGAACGTGAGCTCACGAGGAACGCGGATAAGGATCCGCTGGTAACCGGCTATGTCTGCCTCTATGGCGAGGGCTCCGCGACAGATGCCTTGACGCGCGATGCAATCGACCTAGCGCTGGAGGCCGGCGTGATTTTCAACCAGCATCAAGGTTTCATCCATATGTGGCGGGAGCTCGAAACCAGGAAGTATGGCAAATCCGGCGTCGCGCGGCTTCATCAATTGGGAGCGCTTCATGAGAGAACGACACTCAGCCACATGAATTCGATGAGCGACCTGGATGCGGAGCTCGTAGTCGAACACCGGCCCGGCATAACCTGGTGTCCGAATAATGCGTTGCACCGGGCGGTGCATCCGGCGGACCCTTGCCGGATGCCAAAGCTGATCGAGCAAAGCGTGTGCGTTTCGCTTGGCATAGACACCACGATGTATCACGCTCTCGGAACCGCGGGCATGGCAAGCCTGCTTCTGTCGGCGACCTCTGGCCAGCGCCTGGACGACGCGGAGCCGTTTTACATGCAGACCGCTAATGCCGCGCGGAATATAGGGTTTAGTGACGAGCTAGGAACGCTCTCGGTCGGCAAACGTGCGGATATCGTAGTGAGGGCGTCCGAAGACATAACGCACACTGCTATGGAAAAGGTGGGGGGGTTGCTCGCGCTTTCGTCGTCGCAAATCCCGGTCGATGTAGTCATAATCGACGGAAAGCTTGTCATGAAAGGCGGGCGGTTGACCAGGGTCGACCAAGCCGAGGTTCTGCATCACGCTTTGGCGCAAAGACGTCGGGTCTTGGAGCGAGCCGCGACGTGA
- a CDS encoding ATP-grasp domain-containing protein, which translates to MTRKALILLEGTRSNGLLYVQAAQRIGLHPITLSADPPQYDYLAAHSFEAIHVDTDNQDALIRECTRLSETYDLAGITSAKEKVYATVGKLCRRFDLPGPDPTSVERCCDKFTQRQLLAEAGVPVPAYRLAANATEVESAAAEIGLPVVLKPSVGAGSSGVRLCRSVDELAEHTTYLLGGKHIWWSAPRILVEEFAQGPYYGALIMGQEVVGMEAADFGPPPYFVFREGMFPAPLTDDEHKRIADVSLSCLQALNLGWGPTNIDFRWTKLGPVVIEVNPRLGGDPQPVQLAYGVDLVTEHIKLVIGEECDLRKKNSNTAAWRSLLPDRDGVLDWIDGDSRAAAVPGVAEVKLHAKPKAQIVRNGDYRDSMGYVMAATPSRAQTEAALQRAVDLISWSITPFPPIVEQEESAAIQPAAPGRAR; encoded by the coding sequence ATGACAAGAAAAGCGCTCATCCTGCTCGAGGGCACAAGGAGCAATGGCCTGCTGTACGTCCAAGCGGCTCAGCGTATTGGTCTTCATCCAATTACCCTGTCTGCTGATCCACCTCAGTACGACTACCTTGCGGCGCATAGCTTTGAGGCAATCCACGTCGACACCGATAATCAGGATGCGCTGATCCGCGAATGCACCCGGTTAAGTGAGACCTATGATCTTGCTGGAATTACAAGTGCCAAGGAAAAAGTCTATGCGACAGTTGGAAAGCTCTGCCGGCGTTTCGACCTGCCGGGACCAGATCCGACCTCGGTTGAACGATGCTGTGACAAATTCACACAACGTCAGCTCCTCGCGGAGGCCGGCGTTCCGGTACCGGCTTATCGCTTAGCGGCGAATGCGACGGAAGTTGAAAGCGCTGCCGCGGAAATCGGCCTGCCTGTAGTTCTGAAGCCATCCGTAGGTGCGGGCAGCAGCGGTGTTCGATTGTGCCGCAGCGTTGACGAGTTGGCCGAACATACAACCTATCTGTTGGGTGGGAAGCATATATGGTGGTCTGCACCGAGGATACTGGTGGAAGAATTTGCACAAGGCCCGTACTACGGCGCTCTGATAATGGGACAGGAGGTGGTTGGGATGGAGGCCGCTGACTTCGGCCCGCCCCCGTATTTCGTGTTTCGTGAGGGCATGTTTCCAGCCCCGCTGACTGACGACGAACACAAACGTATCGCTGATGTTTCGCTGAGCTGTTTGCAAGCTTTAAATCTTGGCTGGGGGCCAACGAACATTGATTTCCGGTGGACAAAGCTTGGCCCAGTCGTCATTGAAGTCAATCCGCGGCTCGGTGGCGATCCTCAACCGGTTCAACTGGCTTACGGTGTCGATCTCGTGACCGAGCATATCAAGCTTGTCATCGGCGAGGAATGCGATTTACGCAAAAAGAATTCGAACACTGCCGCCTGGCGCTCCCTGCTTCCTGATCGCGACGGCGTCCTCGATTGGATTGATGGCGACAGTCGAGCCGCTGCTGTGCCAGGTGTAGCCGAGGTCAAACTGCATGCTAAACCCAAGGCGCAGATCGTCAGGAACGGCGACTACCGAGACTCTATGGGATATGTCATGGCCGCTACACCAAGCCGTGCGCAGACCGAAGCGGCACTTCAGCGTGCGGTCGATTTAATTAGTTGGTCGATCACACCATTCCCACCCATTGTCGAGCAGGAGGAATCGGCGGCCATTCAGCCAGCTGCACCAGGGCGCGCCAGGTGA
- a CDS encoding MFS transporter, which yields MTKRTSPIVLFQYKTFRSLWSASLVSNLGSLVEGVGAAWLMTSLATSHEEVALVQTSATLPVMVFSLVAGALADSFDRRRIMLAAQLLMLCVSTALAFLAYAGIMTPWLLLGFTFLIGCGWALHDPPWYASMGDIVPREHLASAAALNSMSYNLMRSIGPAVGGIIVAAAGAAFAFLFNVFCYFALIVALWRWKTEPAQGLLPREPFSTALAAGFRYVLLSPKLLKVMCRSLMFGLTAVVIPALLPFVARDQVEGTSITYGIMLGFFGLGAICGALLIGRVREVLSSEWVIRGAFLVLAISCYFLAGSEHVWLSCLLLIPAGMAWVQAFSLFNVTVQLSTPRWVVGRALSLYQAATFGGMAAGSWIWGKLADAQGVSGALLLASLALIFGGLIGIVLREPDFEMLNLDPTSKFIEPTLQLDLQPRSGPISVTVDYSIDQEDVAEFLRMMALRRRALLRDGARQWALFRDLEEAHMWTESYHVPTWIEYVRHSQRQTRADAELVARLGALHRDDCPPKTRHKIERQPFRVHNELPLKRHFDRI from the coding sequence ATGACGAAGAGAACATCTCCGATCGTACTATTTCAATATAAGACGTTCCGTTCCCTCTGGTCAGCTTCTCTTGTATCGAACCTCGGCAGCCTGGTTGAGGGGGTTGGTGCGGCGTGGCTGATGACGAGCCTTGCCACCTCACATGAAGAAGTTGCCCTCGTGCAGACGTCGGCCACACTGCCGGTTATGGTCTTTTCACTCGTAGCAGGAGCACTAGCAGACAGCTTTGATCGCCGACGCATCATGTTGGCAGCGCAACTGCTGATGTTATGCGTCTCCACCGCTCTGGCGTTTCTCGCCTACGCGGGGATAATGACGCCTTGGCTGCTGTTGGGTTTTACCTTCCTGATCGGCTGCGGTTGGGCCCTCCACGATCCACCATGGTACGCTTCGATGGGAGACATAGTGCCGCGTGAACATCTTGCGAGCGCGGCTGCACTGAACAGCATGAGCTACAATCTCATGCGCAGCATCGGACCCGCGGTGGGCGGCATCATCGTCGCAGCTGCTGGTGCGGCGTTCGCGTTTCTGTTCAATGTGTTTTGCTATTTCGCACTAATCGTCGCGCTCTGGCGATGGAAAACGGAACCTGCACAAGGATTGCTGCCGCGGGAACCTTTTAGCACTGCATTGGCTGCGGGATTCCGCTACGTGCTTTTGTCGCCGAAGCTGCTCAAGGTTATGTGTCGGAGCCTCATGTTTGGTCTGACCGCCGTCGTGATTCCGGCTCTGCTGCCCTTTGTTGCCCGTGATCAGGTTGAGGGCACGTCCATCACCTATGGTATAATGCTTGGTTTCTTCGGTCTTGGAGCGATTTGCGGGGCCCTTCTCATCGGGCGGGTTCGGGAGGTCCTCAGCAGTGAGTGGGTCATCCGCGGCGCATTTCTTGTGCTGGCCATTAGCTGCTACTTTCTGGCGGGTAGCGAGCACGTTTGGCTGAGCTGTCTGCTGCTCATCCCTGCTGGTATGGCGTGGGTGCAGGCATTCTCGTTGTTCAATGTAACGGTTCAACTTTCTACACCGCGGTGGGTCGTAGGACGTGCCTTGTCACTCTATCAGGCGGCCACTTTTGGGGGCATGGCGGCGGGGAGCTGGATCTGGGGCAAGCTGGCTGACGCGCAGGGTGTTTCCGGTGCCTTGCTCCTTGCAAGCCTCGCTCTCATCTTCGGTGGGCTGATCGGCATCGTTCTTCGCGAACCGGATTTCGAGATGCTCAATCTTGATCCAACCAGCAAGTTCATCGAGCCGACGCTGCAACTTGACCTCCAACCCCGAAGCGGGCCCATCTCGGTGACAGTCGACTATTCCATTGATCAAGAAGATGTTGCTGAGTTCCTCAGAATGATGGCATTGCGGCGAAGAGCCCTGCTTCGAGATGGCGCCAGGCAATGGGCGCTTTTCCGCGATCTGGAAGAGGCTCACATGTGGACTGAGAGCTACCACGTACCCACGTGGATCGAGTACGTGCGCCATAGTCAGAGGCAGACGCGTGCCGATGCCGAACTGGTGGCTCGCCTGGGAGCGCTTCATCGAGACGATTGCCCACCTAAAACCCGCCACAAGATAGAACGGCAGCCCTTCCGTGTACACAACGAGCTGCCGCTCAAACGTCACTTCGACAGGATCTGA
- a CDS encoding DDE-type integrase/transposase/recombinase: MIVGYAIGRSIDARLTVAALKAAIDRRKPPPGVVHHSDRGSQYAAERYRDTLAANGLIGSMGRCGKSLRQRQGRKLHENAEGRGGLSDALRNLEEITEHLPHFIEEVYNKRWLHSALGYLSPQQFEDQHIRQTGKSAA; the protein is encoded by the coding sequence TTGATCGTCGGTTACGCCATCGGTCGGTCGATCGACGCGCGGCTGACGGTGGCAGCCTTGAAGGCGGCCATTGACAGGAGAAAGCCGCCGCCGGGCGTGGTGCACCATTCCGACCGCGGCTCGCAGTATGCCGCCGAGCGCTACCGCGACACACTGGCCGCCAACGGCCTGATCGGTTCGATGGGCCGCTGCGGCAAATCCCTACGACAACGCCAAGGCCGAAAGCTTCATGAAAACGCTGAAGGTCGAGGCGGTCTATCCGATGCCCTTCGAAACCTTGAAGAGATCACCGAGCACCTTCCCCACTTCATTGAGGAGGTCTACAACAAACGATGGCTCCATTCAGCGCTCGGCTACTTGAGCCCTCAACAGTTCGAGGACCAACACATCCGGCAGACTGGCAAATCAGCAGCCTGA
- a CDS encoding IS110 family transposase, translating into MRLRLLDRDGEVRYSARLRHRMQACVAIQRIAAKFDRVHFCYEAGPTGYGLHRLIRSLGQSCMVVAPSLMPRKPGDRVKTNRRDALALARLLRAGELTAVWVPDEGHEAMRDLVRARSAAVETLQVHQQQTSAFMLKHGRTYPRKKGWTMRYLHWLQEQQFDHPAHQIALQDMVEAVRVSKERVERLEKVIEEFVPNWYLAPVVRALQTLRGVDLIVAVTFATEVGDVTRFESPRQLMGYLGLVPGERSTGETVRRGAITKAGNVRVRHMLVESAWTYRHPPKVGVRKLYRLEEAPPRVREIAWKAQFVNAAVKFPKVPK; encoded by the coding sequence ATGCGATTGCGATTGCTGGATCGGGACGGAGAGGTCCGCTATTCGGCGAGGTTGCGGCATCGGATGCAAGCATGCGTAGCAATCCAGCGAATAGCCGCGAAGTTTGATCGCGTGCATTTCTGCTACGAGGCCGGCCCCACGGGCTACGGCCTCCATCGGCTGATCCGGTCGCTTGGCCAGAGCTGTATGGTTGTCGCTCCGTCGTTGATGCCGAGGAAGCCTGGCGACCGGGTGAAGACGAACCGTCGAGATGCGCTTGCGCTCGCCCGGCTATTGAGGGCCGGCGAGCTCACGGCGGTTTGGGTTCCCGACGAGGGTCATGAAGCTATGCGAGATCTCGTTCGCGCCCGCTCTGCCGCTGTCGAGACATTACAGGTTCACCAGCAACAGACCAGTGCCTTCATGCTCAAGCATGGTCGCACCTATCCACGCAAGAAAGGCTGGACGATGCGGTATCTGCACTGGCTGCAGGAGCAGCAGTTCGATCATCCGGCACATCAGATAGCACTGCAGGATATGGTCGAGGCAGTGCGCGTCTCGAAGGAGCGTGTCGAACGACTGGAGAAGGTGATCGAGGAGTTCGTCCCGAACTGGTATCTCGCCCCGGTCGTTCGAGCGCTGCAGACCCTGCGAGGTGTCGATCTGATTGTCGCCGTCACCTTCGCCACGGAAGTCGGTGACGTGACCCGATTTGAAAGCCCACGCCAATTGATGGGCTATCTTGGTCTCGTTCCTGGTGAGCGATCCACGGGTGAGACCGTGAGACGAGGCGCAATAACTAAGGCTGGTAATGTTCGAGTTCGACACATGCTTGTGGAGAGTGCGTGGACGTATCGGCATCCGCCGAAGGTCGGCGTAAGGAAGCTGTACCGCCTGGAAGAAGCCCCGCCGAGGGTGCGAGAGATCGCGTGGAAGGCTCAGTTTGTCAATGCCGCCGTAAAATTCCCCAAAGTGCCGAAGTAA
- a CDS encoding ATP-grasp domain-containing protein: MAGRALVLVEGHPGNGLRYIEAAQRLGLHPITFSADPAQYDYLAGEGIEAVRVDTESCTALIHECHRLRATYDIAGITGSEEAFYATVGKLCEHFSLPGPNPASIERCCDKFTQRQLLEEAGVPVPAYRVAANATEVEGFAAEIGLPVILKPAIGSGSSGVRLCRSASELGEHAAYLLGGKYVWRSSPRILVEEFAHGPHYRADVMGNEVICVSSADFDPPPHFVFRGAISPASLTDYEHKRIADISLSCLHALGLGWGPTNIELRWTKRGPVVIEVNPRLIGGTAPRRVQLAYGVDLVTEHIKLVIGEEWDLRKKTSNTAATRYLNPDRDGILDWIEGESRAAAVAGVADVKIYVKPRAMIVRKGDDRDTIGHVTAALPSRAQTEVALQRAVDLIGWSITPFPTVGEQE, encoded by the coding sequence ATGGCAGGAAGAGCGCTCGTTCTGGTTGAAGGACACCCGGGGAACGGTCTGCGATACATCGAAGCGGCTCAGCGTCTTGGGCTTCACCCAATTACTTTTTCGGCTGATCCTGCTCAGTACGACTATCTCGCGGGGGAGGGGATTGAGGCGGTCCGGGTCGATACAGAGAGTTGTACTGCGCTGATCCACGAATGTCACCGACTGCGGGCGACCTATGACATTGCTGGAATAACGGGTTCCGAGGAGGCTTTCTATGCGACAGTTGGCAAGCTCTGCGAACATTTCAGCCTACCAGGACCGAACCCCGCATCGATTGAACGATGCTGCGACAAATTTACCCAACGTCAGCTCCTCGAGGAGGCCGGCGTTCCAGTTCCCGCCTATCGCGTTGCAGCGAATGCGACGGAGGTTGAAGGCTTTGCCGCGGAAATCGGCCTCCCGGTAATTCTGAAGCCAGCCATAGGCAGCGGCAGCAGCGGTGTCCGATTATGTCGCAGCGCCAGCGAGTTGGGCGAACATGCGGCCTATCTATTGGGCGGGAAATATGTATGGCGGTCTTCGCCGAGGATACTGGTCGAAGAGTTCGCACACGGCCCACACTATAGGGCTGACGTGATGGGAAATGAGGTTATTTGCGTTTCCAGCGCTGACTTCGATCCCCCACCGCATTTTGTCTTTCGTGGGGCCATCTCCCCGGCCTCGCTGACTGACTATGAGCACAAACGTATCGCCGATATTTCGCTGAGCTGTTTGCACGCTCTCGGCCTTGGCTGGGGGCCGACGAACATTGAGCTCCGGTGGACGAAGCGTGGTCCAGTCGTCATTGAAGTCAATCCGCGTCTTATAGGTGGGACTGCTCCTCGACGGGTTCAACTGGCTTACGGTGTAGATCTCGTCACCGAGCATATCAAGCTCGTCATCGGCGAGGAATGGGATTTACGCAAGAAGACTTCGAACACTGCCGCCACGCGATACCTAAACCCTGATCGCGACGGAATTCTCGATTGGATCGAGGGCGAGAGTCGGGCGGCTGCAGTAGCAGGTGTCGCCGACGTTAAAATTTATGTTAAGCCTAGGGCCATGATCGTCAGAAAAGGCGATGACCGAGACACGATCGGACATGTCACCGCCGCTTTACCCAGCCGTGCGCAGACCGAAGTGGCACTTCAGCGTGCCGTCGATTTAATTGGTTGGTCGATCACACCATTCCCGACCGTTGGCGAGCAGGAATAG
- a CDS encoding response regulator transcription factor — protein MKPLVLICSEDPEFYLFFSHVLEVDGFASDLADGLEEAVRQVTEREPQAVILDCQPASAVGPAVCARLKNESQTGAMPVVALIAPGAGPQHLDLLKAGIDESFLRPFAPAKLIAYLRDELAMARLGFDSDERSRPLIWGDLEMRLASHQIRCCNGQRIHLSSIEFNLLRHLIENRGKVCSRDELIEAAWPANIHVEARTVDVHISRLRRAVGSVSAHNGIRTIRSAGYTLDEGDV, from the coding sequence ATGAAGCCACTGGTCCTGATCTGTTCAGAGGATCCCGAATTTTATCTATTCTTCAGCCACGTCCTGGAGGTAGACGGCTTCGCGAGCGATCTGGCTGACGGTTTGGAGGAAGCGGTCCGGCAGGTCACTGAGCGGGAGCCGCAAGCCGTTATACTCGACTGCCAACCGGCGAGCGCGGTAGGCCCTGCTGTCTGTGCCCGTCTCAAAAACGAGTCGCAGACTGGCGCCATGCCCGTAGTCGCCCTGATCGCGCCAGGCGCCGGGCCCCAGCATCTGGATCTACTAAAGGCGGGCATTGACGAAAGCTTCTTGCGACCCTTCGCACCAGCCAAGCTAATCGCCTACTTGCGCGATGAACTAGCGATGGCGCGGCTGGGCTTCGATAGCGACGAGAGAAGCCGGCCGCTGATCTGGGGCGACCTCGAGATGCGGCTCGCCAGTCACCAGATACGTTGCTGCAACGGCCAACGGATCCATCTGAGCTCGATCGAGTTCAACCTGCTGCGCCATCTAATCGAGAACCGCGGCAAGGTGTGCAGCCGCGACGAACTGATCGAGGCCGCTTGGCCAGCTAACATTCATGTCGAAGCGCGCACCGTCGATGTCCATATCAGCCGGCTGAGAAGGGCCGTTGGGAGCGTTTCGGCCCACAACGGCATTCGAACTATACGCTCCGCCGGTTATACCTTAGACGAGGGGGACGTCTGA